One genomic region from Candidatus Acidiferrales bacterium encodes:
- a CDS encoding cell wall biosynthesis glycosyltransferase — MRYGNVDNFLPDDLLTRLKEIGDVEIVVGIPSYNNARTIGQVVRAASAGLAKYFPQRKSLVVNSDGGSKDGTREVVLGAELDPDSLLLISHPVHPIQRISTPYHGVPGKGSAFRTIFAVAGQLNAKACVVVDSDLRSIAPHWVELLAGPVLDRQFDYIAPYYLRHKYDGTITNGIIYPITRALFGKRVRQPIGGDFGFSGRLAARYLEKDVWGTDVARFGIDIWMTLTAIAEGFRVGQSYLGAKLHDVKDPGADLTSMFRQVVGSVFGLMESYEAVWQGVEGSEPVPMFGFPFDVGVEPMTVNVERMTKAFCQGVNDLREVYQSFLSQETLEGLKTCTGQAGEEFRISDELWVHLIYECAAAYHHKKLDREHLLQSLVPLYLGRTASFVIQVRESNAREVEERIEQLCQVFETEKSYLAERWGLGAGKEKIHARTA; from the coding sequence TTGAGGTATGGGAACGTGGACAATTTCCTGCCAGACGATCTGCTGACCAGGCTGAAAGAGATTGGTGACGTCGAGATCGTCGTCGGCATCCCAAGTTACAACAATGCCCGGACGATTGGGCAGGTAGTAAGGGCTGCCTCTGCAGGGTTGGCAAAATATTTTCCGCAGCGGAAGTCCCTCGTCGTCAACTCCGATGGTGGTTCAAAAGACGGCACGCGCGAGGTGGTGCTCGGCGCCGAGCTTGACCCGGACTCGCTGCTGCTGATCTCGCACCCCGTCCACCCCATCCAACGGATCAGCACGCCTTACCACGGCGTACCGGGCAAGGGCAGTGCGTTCCGGACGATCTTTGCGGTGGCCGGGCAGTTGAACGCGAAGGCCTGCGTTGTGGTGGATTCCGACCTGCGCAGCATCGCGCCGCACTGGGTGGAGCTACTTGCGGGACCCGTCCTCGATCGTCAATTCGATTACATCGCGCCCTATTACCTGCGGCATAAGTACGACGGCACGATCACCAACGGCATCATCTACCCGATCACGCGAGCCTTATTTGGAAAACGCGTGCGCCAGCCCATCGGTGGCGACTTCGGCTTTTCGGGTCGGCTGGCGGCGCGGTACCTGGAAAAAGACGTTTGGGGGACGGACGTGGCGCGATTCGGCATCGACATCTGGATGACGCTTACGGCCATCGCTGAGGGATTTCGCGTGGGGCAGTCGTATCTGGGCGCCAAGCTGCACGACGTCAAGGACCCGGGAGCCGACTTGACCAGCATGTTCCGGCAGGTGGTGGGGTCGGTTTTCGGGTTGATGGAGAGCTATGAGGCGGTTTGGCAGGGCGTCGAGGGCTCGGAGCCAGTGCCGATGTTCGGCTTTCCATTCGACGTAGGCGTCGAACCGATGACGGTCAACGTCGAACGGATGACCAAGGCCTTCTGCCAGGGCGTCAACGACCTGCGCGAGGTTTACCAGAGTTTTCTTTCTCAGGAAACCCTCGAGGGCTTGAAAACCTGCACGGGACAGGCGGGCGAAGAATTCCGTATCTCTGACGAGCTCTGGGTGCACTTGATCTACGAATGTGCGGCTGCCTATCACCACAAGAAGCTGGACCGCGAACATCTGCTGCAATCCCTGGTGCCGCTCTACCTGGGCCGCACCGCCTCCTTTGTCATCCAAGTCCGCGAGAGCAACGCCAGGGAGGTAGAAGAACGCATCGAGCAACTCTGCCAGGTCTTCGAGACAGAGAAATCATACCTGGCGGAGCGCTGGGGCTTGGGGGCGGGAAAGGAGAAGATTCATGCAAGGACTGCTTGA